The stretch of DNA TACCTGCTGGTTATTTACGCCTTCGGCAAAAAGCCCTGCCAAACCGGTTAACGGGCCACCGAAGGGTCATACTTAACAAAAAACATCCCGTTTCACCACAGAAGTGGAACGGGATGCTTGTTTTGGGCGGTTGTTTACTTAATCATAACCTTCCAACTGCTTAAATCAAGATCCGGTTTCAGCAGCATGTCGCCGGCAAAAACAAAGGTGTAAGGGCCGGCGGCGCCGGCGGGCAACACAAAACCGTACATGTCAAAAACCCCTTTGGCCACATAGCGGTTTTTCGCATCAATAACAGACACCGGCAGCTTTTCTATGCTCAACTGTTCTTCTTTGCCGTTGCGGAAAATCAGGGTAACGGCCAGCTCGCCGTTTTCCTTTAATTCGGCGCTATAAGGGTGTATATCCCCCCCCCCCTGACTAGTCAACGCGTGGCCATCGCCGGCCTGGTGCCCGTNGCCGTCGTTNATTTGCTTGAAAAAGTCCAGATCCAGCATTAACACGCTGAGGGGCCGGCCATATCTTTTGGCCCGGTTTACTTCTTCCTCCAGCCTTGCCTTCATATACTGGCGGTTATACAGTTTGGTCAATTCGTCCAAATACATGGGTTTGCTTAAAATACGAACAGCCCGGTAGAGGAAAAACCCTCCCAGGATGACAATAATGCCAAAACTTATAATTATGATATTTCTGACATAAAGAATATTTTTAGTGAATTCCTGGCCGGAAATATCCCCCCCCCCCTGACTAGTCGACGCGTGGCCATATCCCCCCCTCGGTGACTAGTCGACGCGTGGCCATCCCACTTGCTTTTTAAATGCTCACCGCAGACCGATTTTTTCTCGGCGTAGGCCTGCTGCCGCAGGGGGTCAGCTACATCGTAACGATCCCGGTTGGTGTAGCTGCTTTCGTCCTCACTGGTAAAGACATAAAAATATTCCAGCGGGGTGCCCGGGGGCTGCCCGAAAACATGTTCCTCCTCCGGGGTGACAAAATAACGGATTTGCGGCCCCTGCAGTTTGGTTTCCACATAGATAAATTTAATATCCTGCTGTTGCAGCAGGGGGGCCATTTGCTTTTTAAAGGCCAGGGTGGCCGGGTGGCGGCGGGAGCTTTGGATATCCAACCCCTGTTTTTTCGCAACCAGCTGCCGATCCAGCCGGACTAACTGCGCTGCCACCTGGGCTGTGGCCTGGGCCCGTAGCCCGACATTTTTGGCCAACAGCTCATAACAGGCGTGGTAAGCTGAATAGCCCAGGGTGGCCAGGGCCACTGCCATAGCGAAAAAGGACACAATAAAAATTTGCACCGGTGACGAAAGCTTGATTTTGCCCATCTTCCCACACGCACTTTCATTATGATTGCTTATATTTTAACAGGTGAAAAATATTTATGACAACGAACAATTCTGAATTATATAACTTAAAAAGGAAATCCCGTGCCGCCGGAGATTTCCTCTTGTTTACCCAGTTATGATTGTCTGCAAGTGATGCAATAAAATACGGTTTTCTTCCTGGCTGCGCACTGCCACCCTGAAATAATAGCTGGTCTAACCCCTGAAGTTGTCACAGTTTCCTGATCAGTATGCCGGCCGGCCCCCGGGGTGGCTTGGAACTGGGCCTGCCGTTAAACCCCCGGCCCCGGAA from Desulforamulus hydrothermalis Lam5 = DSM 18033 encodes:
- a CDS encoding SLAP domain-containing protein, with the translated sequence MDELTKLYNRQYMKARLEEEVNRAKRYGRPLSVLMLDLDFFKQXNDGXGHQAGDGHALTSQGGGDIHPYSAELKENGELAVTLIFRNGKEEQLSIEKLPVSVIDAKNRYVAKGVFDMYGFVLPAGAAGPYTFVFAGDMLLKPDLDLSSWKVMIK